In Pongo abelii isolate AG06213 chromosome X, NHGRI_mPonAbe1-v2.0_pri, whole genome shotgun sequence, one DNA window encodes the following:
- the PRRG1 gene encoding transmembrane gamma-carboxyglutamic acid protein 1 isoform X1 produces MGYYLKLSKFSPFSKPVPFFKPGTGFYGIGAEVSGTNPIRFFKMHFFDPPMSAPSSKPSSKTSHNGIIAPLPSNDKTKIAIVKVKDFKQTLAIKTGYQLEWIKYSIHTLNKSNCYACAHSRPEAQIVPFPLRWSSSRPGMGCMVALFQDSTAWNSKSCQALSLLYPEVWHPVGQPPRAIQLQSPNTKFTSCLSRQGGNLAFLVDLKGCSELKNFEELINQSALVHPRAGVWWYCGEPLLDTLPNNWNGTCALVQLAIPFTLAFHQPEEGKIRHHKAREAPYGPLDSHVYLDTIGVPRGIPDQFKTRNQIAAGFKSIFW; encoded by the coding sequence ATGGGTTATTATCTCAAACTCTCAAAGTTCTCTCCCTTTTCTAAGCCAGTTCCCTTCTTTAAGCCTGGAACTGGCTTTTATGGTATAGGGGCTGAGGTTTCAGGGACAAACCCTATTAGattctttaaaatgcatttctttgaTCCCCCAATGTCTGCACCTTCCTCTAAGCCTTCTTCCAAAACCTCTCACAACGGAATAATTGCTCCTCTTCCATCTAACGACAAGACCAAGATAGCTATCGTAAAAGTTAAAGACTTTaaacaaactttggcaattaagacaggataccagttggaatggatcaaatattccatccacacgttaaacaaaagcaattgttatgcttgtgcacatagcaggccagaggcccagattgtcccctttccactaaggtggtcctccagtcgaccaggcatgggctgcatggtagctcttttccaggattctacagcctggaaTAGTAAgtcatgccaagctctctctctgctatatcccgaAGTCTGGCACCCTGTGGGTCAGCCCCCGAGGGCCATCCAGCTTCAgtctcccaacactaagttcacttcgtgtctctcacgacagggaggaaacttagcattccttgtagacctgaagggatgcagtgagcttaagaattttgaagagcttatcaatcagtcagcccttgttcatccccgaGCGGGTGTGTGGTGGTACTGTGGTGAACCTTTACTGGACACTCTGCCAAATAACTGGAATGGCACTTGTGCTTTagtccaattggctatccctttcaccctggcatttcatcaaccagaggaaggaaaaataagacatcatAAAGCAAGAGAAGCCCCTTATGGGCCTTTGGACTCTCACGTCTATTTAGACACAATTGGAGTCCCACGgggaataccagatcaatttaaaacccgaaatcaaatagctgcaggatttaagtcaatattttggtag